A genomic window from Halomonas sp. LR3S48 includes:
- a CDS encoding TetR/AcrR family transcriptional regulator → MPPRGRPRGFDREEALRRAMEVFWAQGYDSASLADLTRAMGINAPSLYATFGSKEALFQEAVELYVHTEGSGIWEAVETAPSARAAIEHVLRTTAEAFTRGATPRGCMIVLAAPQMQGANDQVCDALKAHRQANGCLLERRLKRAVEEGELPASTNCRAIANYYVTLQHGMSIQARDGASRETLLSIADCAMASWDALTSVSHEA, encoded by the coding sequence ATGCCCCCGCGTGGCAGACCCCGCGGCTTCGACAGGGAAGAGGCGCTACGCCGTGCCATGGAAGTGTTCTGGGCCCAGGGCTACGACAGCGCCTCGCTTGCCGACCTGACCCGGGCCATGGGCATCAACGCCCCCAGCCTCTACGCCACCTTCGGCAGCAAGGAGGCACTGTTCCAGGAGGCGGTGGAGCTCTACGTACACACGGAAGGCAGCGGTATCTGGGAGGCGGTGGAAACGGCACCTTCGGCGCGTGCCGCCATCGAACATGTGCTGCGGACCACGGCCGAGGCGTTCACTCGCGGTGCGACTCCACGGGGCTGCATGATCGTGCTTGCCGCCCCACAGATGCAGGGCGCCAATGATCAAGTCTGCGATGCCTTGAAGGCGCACCGCCAGGCAAACGGCTGCCTGCTGGAGCGCCGCCTGAAGCGTGCCGTCGAGGAAGGCGAACTGCCTGCATCGACCAACTGCCGGGCAATTGCCAATTATTACGTCACCCTGCAGCACGGCATGTCGATCCAGGCCCGTGACGGCGCCTCGCGGGAAACACTGCTCTCCATTGCCGATTGCGCCATGGCAAGCTGGGATGCGCTCACCAGCGTTTCACACGAAGCCTAG
- a CDS encoding SDR family NAD(P)-dependent oxidoreductase encodes MQRLSGKAAMVSGGSRGIGAAIARRLAEEGAAVAVTYVNGEAQAQSVVDEIVSAGGRAVAIRADNRDASALEAAVERTVAELGGLDILVNNAGIFLSGTIDEATLEELDRTIAINLRAPVVAAMAAVGHMPEGGRIITIGSNLAIRVPWPGISLYAMSKAGLVGLTKGLARDLGPRGINVNIVHPGSTDTDMNPADSELSDAQRGLMAIPHYNKADDVAGLVAWLAGPEGRSVTGAEFTIDGGANI; translated from the coding sequence ATGCAGCGACTCAGCGGAAAGGCAGCAATGGTCAGCGGTGGCAGCCGTGGAATAGGGGCCGCCATTGCCCGGCGCCTGGCGGAGGAAGGGGCAGCAGTGGCGGTGACCTACGTCAACGGCGAGGCCCAGGCGCAGTCGGTGGTGGACGAGATCGTGTCGGCGGGTGGGCGGGCAGTGGCGATTCGCGCCGACAATCGTGACGCCTCAGCGCTCGAGGCCGCCGTCGAACGGACGGTAGCCGAGTTAGGCGGGCTCGATATCCTGGTCAACAATGCGGGCATCTTCCTGTCCGGGACGATCGATGAGGCGACGCTTGAAGAGTTGGACCGCACCATCGCGATCAACCTGCGGGCGCCGGTAGTGGCCGCCATGGCGGCGGTGGGGCATATGCCGGAGGGCGGGCGCATCATTACTATCGGCAGCAACCTTGCCATTCGGGTGCCCTGGCCCGGCATCAGCCTGTATGCCATGAGCAAGGCGGGCCTGGTGGGGCTGACCAAGGGGCTGGCGCGGGACCTCGGACCGCGCGGCATCAACGTCAACATCGTGCATCCGGGCTCCACCGATACCGACATGAACCCCGCCGACAGCGAACTCTCCGACGCCCAGCGCGGGCTCATGGCCATCCCCCACTACAACAAGGCCGACGACGTGGCCGGCCTGGTGGCCTGGCTGGCGGGGCCGGAAGGGCGTTCGGTGACAGGTGCCGAGTTCACCATCGACGGCGGTGCCAATATCTGA
- a CDS encoding MFS transporter, with the protein MPATQYSQSNSPREAGWSTVFIIAGAGVVSAFQVGKAPMALGTVQLDLGLSLVVVSWLISAFAIVGAIVGAPVGLAADRIDTKRMVVGGLVLQALGAGLGGVSTGVELLMLSRVIEGLGFMAVFVAGPTMIFAIVARTIQDRAIAVWATVMPVGMTVVMLAAPLLTLLEWRGFWLLNSAILFAYAVFFVFAIPSQKVATANVQRIGSQLKQALVAPGPWALATIFAAFSAAFFMVFGFLPSLLTERFDLGPELASTVSAIAIAASGIGNLAAGFLLASGRQPLHVLAAGFLVMTLFGFGVLAADLSWIVIAVFAVLFAFMSGLIPVVLMDSVPRFAPRPELVGATLGLAMQGNNIGMLVGPAAGGALAASLGWTSVAVAMALVSVAAVLLARSTFTKRTTSERQPAGEGVQP; encoded by the coding sequence ATGCCCGCAACGCAATACTCCCAATCGAACTCGCCGCGGGAGGCGGGGTGGAGCACGGTCTTCATCATCGCCGGCGCAGGCGTGGTCTCCGCCTTTCAGGTTGGCAAGGCGCCGATGGCGCTCGGCACCGTCCAGCTCGATCTCGGCCTCAGTCTCGTTGTCGTCTCGTGGCTCATATCGGCCTTCGCGATCGTCGGGGCCATTGTCGGGGCGCCGGTGGGATTGGCGGCCGACCGGATCGACACCAAGCGCATGGTGGTGGGCGGGCTGGTGCTTCAGGCGCTCGGCGCAGGGCTCGGCGGCGTTTCGACCGGCGTCGAACTGCTGATGCTCTCTCGTGTCATCGAGGGGCTGGGCTTCATGGCGGTTTTCGTGGCCGGACCCACGATGATCTTCGCCATCGTCGCCAGGACGATACAGGATCGCGCTATCGCGGTCTGGGCCACGGTCATGCCGGTAGGGATGACCGTGGTGATGCTCGCCGCGCCACTCCTGACCCTGCTCGAATGGCGTGGCTTCTGGCTGCTCAACTCGGCGATCCTGTTCGCCTATGCTGTCTTCTTCGTCTTCGCCATCCCGTCGCAGAAGGTGGCGACTGCCAACGTCCAGCGCATCGGCTCGCAACTGAAGCAGGCGCTCGTCGCACCTGGGCCATGGGCGCTCGCCACGATCTTCGCCGCCTTCTCGGCTGCCTTCTTCATGGTGTTCGGCTTCCTGCCCTCACTGCTCACGGAACGGTTCGATCTCGGCCCTGAACTGGCCAGCACGGTCTCAGCCATCGCCATCGCAGCAAGTGGTATTGGCAATCTCGCCGCCGGCTTCCTGCTCGCTTCGGGCCGCCAACCACTTCATGTGCTGGCGGCGGGCTTTCTCGTGATGACGTTGTTCGGTTTCGGCGTGCTGGCTGCCGATCTTTCCTGGATCGTGATCGCCGTCTTTGCGGTGCTGTTCGCTTTCATGTCCGGCCTGATCCCGGTCGTCCTGATGGATAGCGTGCCCCGCTTCGCGCCGCGCCCTGAGCTTGTGGGAGCGACGCTGGGCCTCGCCATGCAGGGCAACAATATCGGGATGCTGGTCGGCCCAGCCGCCGGGGGCGCGCTGGCCGCAAGTCTCGGCTGGACAAGCGTGGCGGTCGCTATGGCGCTCGTCTCGGTCGCCGCCGTCCTGCTGGCGCGCTCGACCTTCACGAAGAGGACAACATCCGAGCGCCAACCCGCAGGGGAAGGTGTTCAGCCATGA
- a CDS encoding NADPH-dependent FMN reductase, with amino-acid sequence MSDTPIRLAIIVGSNREGRFAPMIGKWFLNQVNDRQEFEVDYIDLADLNLPAILPAELDNDLKAYTARLDAADAFVMVVPEYNHSYPASLKQAIDLGYEEWRAKPVGFVAYGGFAAGVRAVEHLRGVMPELHAVTLRDTVSFQNPWDQFDEDGQPRNPTGCAAAANTMLHQLEWWAKALRTARNAVPYTVSA; translated from the coding sequence ATGAGTGATACGCCCATCCGCCTCGCGATCATCGTCGGCAGCAATCGTGAAGGCCGCTTCGCGCCAATGATCGGCAAGTGGTTCCTGAATCAGGTGAATGACCGGCAGGAGTTCGAGGTCGATTACATCGACCTGGCCGACCTCAACCTCCCTGCGATCCTTCCCGCAGAGCTGGATAACGACCTCAAGGCATACACCGCGCGGCTCGACGCGGCCGACGCCTTCGTGATGGTCGTGCCGGAATACAACCACAGCTATCCGGCTTCGCTGAAGCAGGCGATCGACCTCGGCTACGAAGAGTGGCGGGCCAAGCCGGTCGGCTTCGTAGCCTATGGCGGTTTCGCGGCCGGTGTGCGCGCGGTCGAGCACTTGCGCGGCGTCATGCCCGAGCTTCATGCCGTCACCCTACGCGACACGGTCAGCTTTCAGAACCCGTGGGACCAGTTCGACGAGGACGGCCAGCCACGCAATCCGACCGGCTGTGCCGCAGCGGCGAACACGATGCTGCATCAACTCGAATGGTGGGCCAAGGCGCTGCGCACCGCGCGCAACGCCGTGCCCTACACGGTCTCGGCATAA